One part of the Acetoanaerobium sticklandii genome encodes these proteins:
- a CDS encoding MerR family transcriptional regulator, with protein MKIGEFSQINNITKDTVRHYIDMGLLVPDKQGAQYEFDESCQKSLDEILALKNMGFSLNQIKDILLFKTFGNLTAHQEDQYYEMLFSNQLAIVKKQLEDLTAVSQNLEQRLAELKKKPCTKAHNIGIPLDTLDLFACPICKQKLTVADASIKDNQIIDGVLKCSLSHEYHIDDGILMGPGYIDADSRFKQENTYIADYIKFTDTSYLESIYKNIEWMKKRLDFQNLEGKVILELGTGVGFSLRNIYDLLPDDSVYLAVDYDINRHKFLKSMLETSTLKKKIIFLCCDFVSMPIGEKLVDIVFDFSGSSNFGFEHEEFLLSKIDHHVKQNAYLNGSYILFKNFSANSMIEDKYKPNFLLDNIRFSIDELGFKTIEDKFSDYLEHGGKYEDYFVKGEKVYSYLYYGKR; from the coding sequence ATGAAAATAGGTGAATTCTCTCAAATTAACAACATAACAAAGGATACAGTAAGGCACTATATAGACATGGGTTTATTAGTGCCAGATAAACAAGGAGCCCAGTATGAATTTGATGAGAGCTGCCAAAAAAGCCTAGATGAAATCCTAGCTCTCAAAAATATGGGATTCAGCCTAAATCAAATAAAAGATATACTTCTTTTCAAAACCTTTGGAAACCTCACAGCGCATCAAGAGGACCAGTACTATGAAATGCTGTTTTCAAATCAGCTAGCTATAGTAAAAAAACAGCTAGAGGACCTTACAGCAGTAAGTCAAAATCTAGAACAAAGATTAGCTGAGCTAAAGAAAAAGCCTTGCACTAAAGCTCATAACATCGGGATTCCACTAGATACACTTGATTTGTTTGCCTGCCCTATCTGCAAGCAAAAGTTAACTGTAGCTGATGCAAGCATAAAGGACAATCAAATAATAGATGGGGTCTTAAAATGCAGCTTGTCTCATGAATATCACATAGACGACGGTATACTAATGGGACCAGGCTATATAGATGCAGATAGCAGATTCAAGCAGGAAAATACCTATATAGCAGACTATATAAAGTTTACAGATACATCCTACCTAGAGAGCATATACAAAAATATAGAGTGGATGAAAAAACGTCTGGATTTTCAAAATCTAGAAGGCAAAGTAATACTAGAGCTAGGTACAGGAGTGGGCTTTTCCCTTAGAAATATCTATGACCTGCTTCCAGATGACTCTGTATATCTAGCTGTAGACTACGATATAAATAGACATAAATTTCTAAAATCCATGCTGGAAACCTCAACACTAAAGAAAAAAATCATATTCCTCTGCTGTGATTTTGTATCAATGCCAATAGGGGAGAAGCTAGTAGACATAGTATTTGATTTTTCGGGTAGCAGTAACTTTGGATTTGAGCATGAAGAATTTCTTTTAAGCAAGATAGACCATCATGTAAAACAAAACGCTTACCTAAACGGAAGCTATATCCTGTTTAAAAACTTCAGCGCAAACTCCATGATAGAGGATAAATATAAACCTAACTTCTTGCTTGATAACATAAGATTTTCAATTGATGAATTAGGATTTAAAACCATAGAGGACAAATTCTCTGACTACCTAGAGCATGGAGGTAAGTACGAGGATTATTTTGTAAAAGGCGAAAAGGTATACTCATATCTTTACTACGGCAAAAGGTAG
- a CDS encoding FMN-binding protein, whose translation MRKTKKILLIAGIIPLVILFIAAGSFISTANKMTDKLENLKFETINIKELPNGKYLGEYDMGLVYAKVEVEIANGRINKIELLQHDNMKGEPAEIITADIIVEQKIDVDAISGATASSQTIKKAVETALLNQTH comes from the coding sequence ATGAGAAAAACTAAAAAAATATTGTTAATAGCAGGGATAATTCCTTTAGTAATACTATTTATAGCTGCAGGAAGCTTTATATCAACTGCTAACAAAATGACAGATAAGCTAGAGAACTTAAAATTTGAAACAATAAATATAAAAGAGCTTCCAAATGGCAAATACCTAGGTGAATACGATATGGGACTAGTATATGCTAAAGTAGAGGTGGAAATAGCAAACGGTAGAATCAATAAAATAGAACTGCTACAGCACGACAATATGAAGGGCGAACCAGCTGAAATAATAACAGCAGACATAATAGTAGAGCAAAAAATAGATGTAGATGCTATTTCAGGAGCGACTGCCTCAAGCCAGACCATAAAAAAAGCAGTAGAGACAGCTCTTCTAAACCAAACCCATTAA
- a CDS encoding flavodoxin domain-containing protein gives MKNVIIYASMTGHSKKIAQAISEKLGIEAFNIKDNPKIEGYDMGIFVSGIYSGECKPELIEFAKKLTPANIKSALLVTSSMKEMTPEKLKEALIANQIEVMKDEYTCKGGFLVMGISHPNKQEIDEAVDFVRNHLYQTV, from the coding sequence ATGAAAAACGTAATAATCTATGCAAGTATGACAGGACACAGTAAAAAAATAGCACAGGCGATATCAGAGAAGCTAGGAATTGAAGCATTCAACATTAAAGACAATCCTAAAATAGAGGGCTATGACATGGGGATATTCGTAAGCGGAATTTATTCAGGAGAGTGCAAGCCAGAGCTGATTGAATTTGCAAAAAAACTAACACCAGCAAACATCAAATCAGCGCTTCTTGTGACCTCATCTATGAAAGAAATGACACCTGAAAAGCTCAAAGAAGCCTTGATAGCCAATCAAATTGAAGTTATGAAAGACGAATACACTTGCAAAGGTGGATTTTTGGTGATGGGAATATCTCATCCGAACAAGCAAGAAATAGACGAGGCAGTGGATTTTGTAAGAAATCACCTGTACCAGACTGTATAG
- a CDS encoding MarR family winged helix-turn-helix transcriptional regulator, with protein MYDFEKMDKRYLIFGNIFLLANRLQTVMDNAKKDLTAKQWLVLTMLGSFEEPPTLKQLAAMCETSHQNTKEIVNKLEAKGFVNILKDEADKRAMRILRTSKCEQWSKDNEEYGMNFISEMYDGLSEEEIRIMSEAQIKIFNNLKKLGGK; from the coding sequence ATGTACGATTTCGAGAAGATGGACAAAAGATATCTCATATTTGGCAATATATTTCTGCTGGCAAACAGACTTCAGACAGTAATGGATAATGCAAAAAAAGATCTAACAGCAAAGCAGTGGCTAGTGCTTACTATGCTAGGCTCATTTGAGGAGCCACCTACATTAAAACAGCTTGCGGCTATGTGTGAGACATCTCATCAGAACACAAAGGAAATTGTAAACAAGCTCGAGGCAAAGGGGTTTGTAAATATACTAAAGGATGAAGCTGACAAAAGAGCAATGAGAATACTAAGAACCTCAAAATGTGAGCAGTGGTCAAAAGACAATGAAGAATACGGCATGAACTTTATCAGCGAGATGTATGATGGGCTCTCAGAGGAAGAAATCCGTATAATGAGCGAGGCTCAGATTAAAATTTTTAACAACTTAAAAAAACTAGGGGGAAAATAG
- a CDS encoding PhzF family phenazine biosynthesis protein translates to MIKVYTLNAFTDDVSGGNPAGVVLDADNLTEKQMQGIAKKVGFSETAFVMSSDSADFRVRFFTPSDEVDLCGHATIATFKLLLLKGRITTGVYKQETLAGILSVEALADGSILMEQSIPEYYEIIEPSEIAKSLGLLVSELSEDYPVQVVSTGLKDIMVPVKSLEALKNIEPDFEAITDISKKYESTGYHVFTTESLSGADCACRNFAPLYDIDEEAATGTASGALSSYLFKYKVLKDKTYNRLAFEQGYYMNSPSRIIASLHVTDDEITGVYVGGNAIVTGEIDIKRGI, encoded by the coding sequence ATGATTAAGGTATATACATTAAATGCTTTTACTGACGACGTGAGCGGCGGAAATCCTGCTGGCGTTGTACTTGATGCTGATAATCTAACTGAAAAGCAAATGCAAGGTATAGCAAAAAAAGTTGGATTTTCAGAGACTGCTTTTGTTATGAGCTCTGATAGTGCTGATTTTAGAGTGAGATTTTTTACGCCCTCTGATGAGGTCGATTTATGCGGACACGCTACTATAGCTACTTTCAAGCTACTTTTACTAAAAGGAAGAATAACTACTGGTGTATATAAACAGGAAACTCTAGCTGGGATACTTTCGGTTGAAGCTTTGGCTGACGGAAGTATTTTGATGGAGCAATCTATCCCTGAGTATTATGAAATCATAGAGCCTTCAGAGATTGCTAAAAGCCTAGGACTTTTAGTATCTGAGCTATCTGAGGACTATCCTGTTCAGGTGGTATCTACAGGTCTAAAAGATATAATGGTTCCAGTTAAATCCCTAGAGGCGCTTAAAAACATCGAGCCCGATTTTGAAGCCATAACGGATATCAGCAAAAAGTATGAAAGCACTGGATACCACGTATTTACAACCGAGAGTCTCTCTGGTGCTGATTGTGCTTGTCGAAATTTTGCTCCACTTTATGATATCGATGAAGAAGCAGCTACTGGAACAGCTAGTGGTGCCTTATCTTCATACCTTTTTAAATACAAGGTTCTAAAGGATAAAACCTATAACAGACTTGCTTTTGAGCAGGGCTACTATATGAACAGCCCATCTAGGATAATTGCCTCTTTACATGTTACTGACGATGAAATAACTGGCGTCTATGTAGGTGGAAACGCTATAGTAACAGGAGAGATTGATATCAAGAGAGGAATTTAG
- a CDS encoding DMT family transporter: MNIALAALIGVMLSFMVLTNGTLAGYLGNYPATVVNHAIGLSIVLIIIFLKKIKIKTLPKAPFYIYLGGAVGVFTVLFTNISFNHLGMSRTLALGLLGQSITSIFIDHFGLFGMPRVKFNAKKSIGLSFVGLGIFLMDKF; this comes from the coding sequence ATGAATATAGCTTTGGCTGCGCTTATAGGAGTAATGCTTTCTTTTATGGTGCTCACAAACGGAACCTTGGCAGGATATCTCGGTAATTATCCAGCTACTGTTGTAAATCATGCTATAGGTCTAAGTATTGTTCTTATTATTATCTTTTTAAAAAAAATTAAAATTAAAACTTTGCCAAAAGCACCTTTTTATATTTACTTAGGTGGTGCTGTAGGGGTTTTTACTGTGCTGTTTACAAATATAAGCTTTAATCATCTAGGAATGTCCCGTACTCTAGCGCTTGGACTGCTCGGTCAATCTATAACCTCTATTTTTATAGATCATTTCGGACTTTTTGGAATGCCACGAGTCAAGTTTAATGCCAAAAAGAGTATTGGACTTAGCTTTGTAGGATTAGGAATATTTTTGATGGATAAATTTTAG
- a CDS encoding DMT family transporter, with protein MDFLYILSGMLAGTTVVTSRSINANLARKIGLNSSTFFNFIVGLTVSFLVLMVLGDGMISYSKVDFSSIPSWAYIGSVLGVGVVFLSNYMAVRISAFYLTLLIFIGQLFSGVILDYFVLNSLSTGKLLGGFLVLGGLSYNLLLDKRGM; from the coding sequence ATGGATTTTTTATATATATTATCGGGTATGCTAGCTGGAACCACTGTAGTTACTTCTAGAAGCATCAATGCCAACCTAGCTAGAAAGATAGGTCTAAACTCCAGCACTTTTTTTAACTTCATAGTCGGCCTTACTGTATCATTTTTAGTTCTCATGGTGCTAGGAGATGGCATGATTTCCTATTCAAAGGTGGATTTTTCTTCAATCCCATCCTGGGCATATATAGGCTCTGTCCTAGGTGTAGGAGTAGTTTTTTTATCAAATTACATGGCTGTTCGTATCTCAGCTTTTTATTTGACTCTGCTCATTTTTATAGGTCAGCTTTTTAGTGGAGTCATACTAGATTATTTCGTTTTGAATTCCTTATCTACAGGCAAGCTACTAGGTGGTTTTTTGGTGCTTGGTGGACTTAGCTACAATCTTCTTTTAGATAAGAGGGGGATGTAG
- a CDS encoding helix-turn-helix transcriptional regulator — MRLHRLLGILTLLDSRKTITASKLAKILETSERTIYRDIDILCESGIPITSSSGPSGGFSLMDDYDLSLNTMKGSDALYLMLSGMGVHPQKNTQMYQSVQNAFLKLESTVSDEHKEEIIRAKEKFLVDFKPWWGEDVCEDNIDIIKQAVLELRKLNVKYEKYNEESSQRILSPYGVVVKNSQWYLVAKCHLKNEVRIFKCSRLKEIELLDETFEIPKSFDLERFWQQSKTMFVKKTAVTVSAPSYSVKLELDANDSESLKGFIVISSSASKGRLTYELDMISFSTACNILFPLSDRIKVIAPAELKSWIEDKAKNILKLNSSL, encoded by the coding sequence GTGAGACTTCATAGGCTATTAGGTATCCTTACTCTGCTTGATTCTAGAAAAACCATAACTGCATCAAAGCTCGCTAAGATATTAGAGACCTCTGAGCGTACTATTTACAGAGATATTGATATACTATGCGAATCAGGTATTCCCATAACTTCTTCAAGTGGACCTAGTGGTGGTTTTTCACTTATGGATGATTATGATCTGTCACTTAATACTATGAAAGGCAGTGATGCTCTTTACCTCATGCTTTCAGGCATGGGAGTTCATCCTCAAAAAAATACTCAAATGTATCAATCTGTCCAAAACGCTTTTTTGAAATTAGAAAGTACTGTGTCAGATGAGCATAAGGAAGAAATAATAAGGGCTAAGGAAAAATTTCTCGTAGATTTCAAGCCGTGGTGGGGCGAGGATGTCTGCGAGGACAACATAGATATAATAAAGCAAGCAGTACTAGAGCTCAGAAAGCTCAATGTAAAATACGAAAAGTACAATGAAGAAAGCTCCCAAAGAATTCTGTCTCCATATGGAGTAGTAGTAAAAAATTCTCAGTGGTATCTAGTTGCAAAATGCCATCTTAAAAACGAAGTGAGGATATTCAAGTGCAGTAGATTGAAAGAAATTGAGCTTTTGGATGAAACCTTTGAGATTCCAAAGAGCTTTGATTTAGAAAGATTTTGGCAGCAGAGCAAGACTATGTTTGTCAAAAAAACTGCTGTAACTGTTTCTGCACCTTCCTACAGTGTAAAGCTAGAGCTAGATGCAAATGACTCAGAAAGTCTGAAGGGCTTTATTGTAATCTCCTCATCTGCTTCAAAAGGAAGGCTCACCTACGAGCTAGATATGATTTCTTTCTCTACTGCTTGCAATATACTATTTCCTCTTAGTGACCGTATCAAAGTAATAGCACCAGCTGAGCTTAAATCCTGGATAGAGGATAAAGCAAAAAATATTTTGAAGCTAAATAGCAGTTTATAA
- a CDS encoding GyrI-like domain-containing protein, protein MQGKIVSVDGFKAVGMTYFGDNNNGEIPKMWQIFNQKFMEISNISKPVLFYGICDSDMDEQGRFDYAAAVGVDSFENVPETMVTKTIPAGNYLVYTYEGDIKNIGEFYGKIFDTYLPQSGHEMDMRPQLEVYDDRYMKTGAFDIYIPVK, encoded by the coding sequence ATGCAAGGAAAAATAGTTAGTGTTGATGGATTCAAGGCAGTTGGAATGACTTATTTTGGAGACAATAACAATGGTGAGATTCCTAAAATGTGGCAGATTTTCAATCAGAAGTTTATGGAGATTTCAAACATAAGCAAGCCTGTGCTTTTCTATGGAATCTGTGATTCTGATATGGATGAGCAGGGCCGATTTGATTATGCTGCTGCAGTAGGTGTGGATTCATTTGAAAACGTTCCAGAAACCATGGTTACTAAGACAATCCCTGCTGGAAACTACCTAGTTTATACCTATGAAGGAGATATTAAAAATATAGGAGAATTTTATGGCAAGATTTTTGATACCTATCTTCCTCAGTCCGGACATGAGATGGATATGAGACCTCAGCTAGAGGTATATGATGACAGATATATGAAGACAGGTGCTTTTGATATTTATATCCCAGTCAAATAG